From Primulina tabacum isolate GXHZ01 chromosome 2, ASM2559414v2, whole genome shotgun sequence, one genomic window encodes:
- the LOC142537061 gene encoding protein CHLORORESPIRATORY REDUCTION 7, chloroplastic isoform X1 codes for MEKLQSSPISQSFMHSFNRKQHATQARYISAFSDTKAGSVFNIWNSQFSCKGIQENLLVSRNLAMLVRSKQVAAIRRRRSNIQTDTYVLMEPDKNEEFVSEEELCQRLKALLERWPGDKLPPDLARYDDIDDAVRYLVKSVCELEIDGDVGSIQWYQVRLD; via the exons ATGGAGAAACTTCAATCAAGCCCCATAAGtcaaagttttatgcattcattCAATAGAAAACAACATGCGACACAAGCACGCTACATATCCGCATTCTCTGATACAAAGGCAGGATCTGTTTTCAACATTTGGAACTCTCAATTTTCTTGCAAAGGGATTCAAGAAAACCTCCTTGTTTCACGTAATCTTGCCATG CTAGTTCGATCG AAACAGGTTGCTGCCATCAGGAGAAGAAGATCGAACATACAAACAGATACTTACGTATTGATGGAACCGGATAAAAATGAGGAATTTGTGTCGGAGGAAGAATTGTGCCAAAGGTTGAAGGCATTGTTAGAAAGGTGGCCGGGAGACAagctaccgccagatcttgcaAGATACGATGACATCGATGACGCAGTTCGGTACCTTGTTAAGTCTGTTTGTGAACTTGAAATCGATGGAGACGTCGGCTCGATTCAATGGTACCAAGTTCGATTGGACTAG
- the LOC142537061 gene encoding protein CHLORORESPIRATORY REDUCTION 7, chloroplastic isoform X2, with translation MEKLQSSPISQSFMHSFNRKQHATQARYISAFSDTKAGSVFNIWNSQFSCKGIQENLLVSRNLAMVAAIRRRRSNIQTDTYVLMEPDKNEEFVSEEELCQRLKALLERWPGDKLPPDLARYDDIDDAVRYLVKSVCELEIDGDVGSIQWYQVRLD, from the exons ATGGAGAAACTTCAATCAAGCCCCATAAGtcaaagttttatgcattcattCAATAGAAAACAACATGCGACACAAGCACGCTACATATCCGCATTCTCTGATACAAAGGCAGGATCTGTTTTCAACATTTGGAACTCTCAATTTTCTTGCAAAGGGATTCAAGAAAACCTCCTTGTTTCACGTAATCTTGCCATG GTTGCTGCCATCAGGAGAAGAAGATCGAACATACAAACAGATACTTACGTATTGATGGAACCGGATAAAAATGAGGAATTTGTGTCGGAGGAAGAATTGTGCCAAAGGTTGAAGGCATTGTTAGAAAGGTGGCCGGGAGACAagctaccgccagatcttgcaAGATACGATGACATCGATGACGCAGTTCGGTACCTTGTTAAGTCTGTTTGTGAACTTGAAATCGATGGAGACGTCGGCTCGATTCAATGGTACCAAGTTCGATTGGACTAG
- the LOC142537062 gene encoding uncharacterized protein LOC142537062, producing MFKLLHFVGVKMAFLNRVGNLLKQTVSKHGHFELAASNSSLFQAIRSMSSSSKLYVGGLSYNTDEMALRDAFAKYGDVVEARVVLDRDTGRSKGFGFVTYATTEAASSAIQAYDGQDLHGRRIRVNYAIDKPRGGGFGGGYGSGGGYNYAGQDGGNYGGRGYEGGGYGGYGGGGGYGGSGGGGFGGGNKRSGGGDAVQGAGYGGSGGGGFGGGNQYSGGGGSYDSGGDAVQGVGNYGGVGSRSPDNPIRFSSLLDEETKRSPPISESQEPHDTEINEDFGRDESDGDDKDDKYEPNDYANTRK from the exons ATGTTTAAGTTACTTCATTTCGTTG GTGTGAAAATGGCTTTTCTCAACAGAGTTGGCAACTTGCTAAAACAAACCGTGAGCAAGCATGGTCATTTTGAATTAGCTGCCTCGAACTCTTCACTTTTCCAGGCAATAAGAAGCATGTCTTCATCCTCAAAGCTCTATGTTGGAG GTCTTTCTTATAATACCGACGAGATGGCTTTAAGGGATGCTTTTGCGAAGTATGGAGATGTGGTTGAAG CCAGGGTTGTTTTGGATCGTGACACTGGTAGGTCAAAAGGATTTGGCTTTGTTACTTATGCAACTACTGAAGCTGCATCCAGTGCCATCCAGGCATACGATGGCCAG GATCTTCATGGCCGAAGGATAAGGGTGAACTATGCAATTGATAAACCTCGGGGTGGGGGTTTTGGAGGTGGATATGGTTCTGGTGGTGGTTACAATTATGCTGGTCAGGATGGTGGAAACTATGGTGGTAGAGGATACGAAGGTGGTGGGTATGGAGGTTATGGTGGGG GTGGTGGGTATGGGGGTTCTGGTGGAGGTGGATTTGGCGGAGGAAACAAGCGTTCCGGTGGTGGTGATGCTGTACAAGGTGCTGGGTATGGAGGTTCTGGTGGTGGTGGATTTGGCGGTGGAAACCAGTATTCTGGTGGAGGTGGTAGCTATGACAGTGGTGGTGATGCTGTGCAGGGTGTCGGTAACTACGGAGGCGTTGGCAGTAGATCTCCTGATAACCCAATTAGATTTTCTTCCCTTTTGGATGAGGAGACAAAGCGGTCGCCCCCGATCAGTGAAAGTCAGGAGCCACACGACACTGAAATTAACGAAGATTTTGGACGGGATGAGTCAGATGGAGACGATAAGGATGACAAATATGAGCCAAATGATTATGCCAATACGAGGAAATGA